In Rahnella variigena, one DNA window encodes the following:
- the amiA gene encoding N-acetylmuramoyl-L-alanine amidase AmiA has translation MLNPLNKFLHFQPLPAAATRRQLLLSGLGLAIAAFGSRSASAAQQEHITKSAPAPKPPGAKKLVMIDPGHGGIDSGAVGHEGSEEKHVVLEIANYVREFLGEQSHIEVKLTRDSDHFIPLYQRVELAHQHQADLFVSIHADGYTSPTASGASVFALSNRGASSAMARYMSKKENDADLVAGAKYAKEDNNYLQQVLFDLVQTDTIKNSLTLGHHVLDRIRPIHHLHSQQTEQAAFAVLKSPSIPSILVETSFITNHQEEQLLSTTAFRREIAQAISQGIVNFFSYFDANERKPR, from the coding sequence ATGTTAAACCCCCTGAACAAATTTCTGCATTTCCAGCCGCTTCCTGCTGCCGCCACACGCCGCCAGTTACTGCTTTCCGGACTCGGTTTAGCGATTGCCGCCTTTGGTTCCCGCTCTGCCAGCGCAGCGCAGCAGGAACACATCACCAAATCCGCCCCGGCACCTAAGCCGCCTGGCGCGAAGAAACTGGTGATGATCGATCCCGGCCACGGCGGTATTGATTCCGGCGCTGTCGGTCATGAGGGTTCGGAAGAAAAGCACGTAGTGCTGGAAATCGCCAACTATGTGCGGGAATTCCTGGGCGAGCAAAGCCATATTGAAGTCAAACTGACCCGCGACTCCGACCACTTTATTCCTCTTTATCAGCGTGTTGAACTGGCACATCAGCATCAGGCAGATCTGTTCGTTTCCATTCACGCCGATGGTTACACCAGCCCGACGGCCTCCGGTGCGTCGGTTTTTGCACTTTCCAACCGCGGTGCCAGCAGCGCCATGGCGCGTTATATGTCGAAAAAAGAAAATGACGCCGACCTGGTTGCCGGAGCGAAATACGCCAAAGAAGACAACAATTATCTGCAGCAGGTGTTATTCGATCTGGTGCAGACTGACACCATTAAAAACAGCCTCACGCTGGGGCATCACGTGCTCGACAGGATCCGGCCTATCCATCACCTGCACAGCCAGCAAACTGAACAGGCCGCATTTGCCGTTCTGAAATCCCCGTCGATCCCGTCAATTCTGGTGGAAACATCGTTTATCACTAACCATCAGGAGGAACAGTTGCTCAGCACAACAGCGTTCCGCCGTGAAATTGCTCAGGCGATTTCCCAGGGTATCGTGAACTTTTTCAGTTACTTCGATGCCAACGAGCGCAAGCCCCGATAA
- the hemF gene encoding oxygen-dependent coproporphyrinogen oxidase: MSQSIPDIQQVKTFLLKLQDHICQQLAAADGKGHFAEDQWVREEGGGGQSRVMTHGAVFEQAGVNFSHVSGATLPASATAHRPELAGRSFQAMGVSLVIHPLSPYIPTSHANVRFFIAEKPGEAPVWWFGGGFDLTPYYGFEEDARHWHLTAQQLCQPFGDDVYPKYKKWCDDYFFIKHRNEARGIGGLFFDDLNSPDFDTCFSFMQAVGNGFTDAYLPIVEQRKALPWGERERQFQLYRRGRYVEFNLVWDRGTLFGLQTGGRTESILMSMPPLVRWEYGYQPEAGSPEAALYSDFLPVRDWLAEKGSSVNGEAS; this comes from the coding sequence GTGAGCCAATCCATTCCCGACATCCAGCAAGTCAAAACCTTCCTGCTCAAGCTTCAGGACCACATTTGCCAGCAACTGGCCGCTGCCGATGGCAAAGGTCATTTTGCTGAAGACCAGTGGGTTCGCGAAGAAGGCGGTGGCGGTCAGAGCCGGGTTATGACCCATGGCGCAGTGTTCGAACAGGCTGGTGTGAACTTCTCACATGTTTCCGGCGCTACCCTTCCGGCTTCCGCCACGGCACATCGCCCTGAACTTGCCGGGCGTAGTTTTCAGGCCATGGGCGTCTCACTGGTCATTCATCCGCTGAGCCCTTACATTCCCACCAGCCATGCCAATGTGCGTTTCTTCATTGCCGAAAAGCCCGGTGAAGCGCCGGTCTGGTGGTTCGGTGGGGGTTTCGATCTCACACCGTATTATGGTTTTGAAGAAGATGCCCGCCACTGGCACCTCACCGCGCAGCAACTTTGCCAGCCATTCGGCGATGACGTGTATCCGAAATACAAAAAATGGTGTGACGATTACTTCTTTATCAAACACCGCAATGAAGCGCGCGGCATCGGCGGTTTGTTCTTTGACGATCTGAACTCGCCAGATTTCGATACCTGTTTCAGCTTTATGCAGGCCGTCGGCAACGGCTTCACTGACGCCTATCTGCCCATCGTGGAACAACGCAAAGCCCTGCCGTGGGGCGAACGTGAGCGTCAGTTCCAGCTTTACCGCCGTGGCCGCTACGTCGAATTCAATCTGGTGTGGGATCGCGGAACACTGTTTGGCCTGCAAACCGGCGGGCGTACAGAATCTATTTTGATGTCGATGCCGCCGCTGGTGCGCTGGGAATATGGCTATCAGCCAGAAGCTGGCAGCCCGGAAGCCGCGCTGTACAGCGATTTCCTGCCGGTTCGCGACTGGCTGGCTGAAAAAGGATCTTCTGTAAACGGAGAGGCAAGTTAA
- a CDS encoding YaiI/YqxD family protein, producing MQIWVDADACPNVIKEVLFRAAERTGMMVTLVANQIIRTPPSKFLRTLRVEAGFDVADNEIVKRTEPGDLVITADIPLAAEVIEKGGVALNPRGERYTTETIKERLNMRDFMDTMRASGVQTGGPPALNQRDRQQFANELDKWLQQAKK from the coding sequence ATGCAAATCTGGGTTGATGCCGACGCCTGTCCGAATGTCATCAAGGAAGTGCTGTTCCGCGCCGCTGAGCGCACCGGTATGATGGTGACACTGGTGGCTAACCAAATCATCCGCACACCGCCGTCGAAATTCCTGCGTACTTTGCGCGTGGAAGCCGGTTTTGACGTCGCGGATAACGAAATCGTTAAACGCACCGAGCCCGGCGATCTGGTGATCACCGCAGATATTCCTCTCGCGGCGGAAGTGATTGAAAAAGGCGGTGTAGCGCTCAACCCTCGCGGCGAGCGGTACACCACTGAAACCATCAAAGAGCGCCTGAATATGCGTGATTTTATGGACACCATGCGCGCCAGCGGCGTGCAGACCGGCGGACCGCCTGCGCTTAATCAGCGCGACCGCCAGCAATTTGCCAATGAACTGGATAAGTGGCTGCAACAAGCCAAAAAATAA
- a CDS encoding uridine-preferring nucleoside hydrolase UriH: MVKKIILDCDPGHDDAIAMLLAHGNPDIELLAVTTVVGNQTLEKVTRNALAVARVINLTGVPFAAGATRPLVRQIEVADEIHGESGLDGPVLPEAAITLEPVHAIDLIIDLIMSHPPKTITLVPTGGLTNIAMAVRKEPRIADRVKEVVLMGGGYHVGNWSAVAEFNIKIDPEAAHIVFNEKWPLTMVGLDLTHQALATPEVAARIAAVSTQPAKFVGELLDFFGLSYKDRQGFDSPPVHDPCAVAYVIDPNVMTVQKVPVDIELTGTLTLGMTVADFRAPPPPDCHTQVAVKLDHQRFWDLIVDALERIGEVKY, translated from the coding sequence ATGGTCAAAAAGATCATCCTTGATTGCGATCCGGGGCACGACGACGCTATCGCGATGTTACTGGCTCACGGTAACCCCGACATCGAACTGCTGGCTGTTACCACGGTAGTCGGTAATCAGACACTGGAAAAAGTCACCCGCAACGCACTTGCCGTTGCTCGTGTGATTAACCTGACCGGTGTGCCATTTGCGGCGGGCGCAACGCGTCCGCTGGTGCGTCAGATTGAAGTGGCTGACGAAATCCACGGCGAATCAGGTCTTGACGGACCGGTGCTGCCGGAAGCCGCCATTACGCTGGAGCCGGTTCACGCCATCGACCTGATCATTGATTTGATCATGTCCCATCCACCGAAAACGATCACGCTGGTGCCCACCGGCGGGCTGACCAATATTGCGATGGCGGTACGTAAAGAGCCGCGCATTGCTGACCGTGTGAAAGAAGTGGTGCTGATGGGCGGCGGTTATCATGTGGGTAACTGGAGCGCAGTTGCCGAGTTTAATATCAAAATTGACCCGGAAGCCGCCCATATCGTGTTCAACGAAAAATGGCCGCTGACCATGGTCGGGTTGGATCTCACCCATCAGGCACTTGCCACGCCGGAAGTCGCTGCGCGTATTGCTGCGGTCAGCACACAGCCTGCCAAATTTGTCGGTGAGCTGCTCGATTTCTTCGGTCTGAGCTACAAAGATCGTCAGGGCTTTGATTCCCCGCCGGTTCACGACCCGTGCGCCGTGGCTTACGTGATTGATCCGAACGTGATGACGGTGCAAAAAGTACCGGTTGATATTGAGCTGACCGGCACGCTGACGCTGGGCATGACCGTTGCCGATTTCCGCGCCCCACCGCCGCCAGATTGCCACACGCAGGTCGCGGTAAAACTCGATCATCAGCGTTTCTGGGATCTGATCGTCGATGCGCTGGAGCGGATCGGCGAAGTGAAATACTGA
- the maeB gene encoding NADP-dependent oxaloacetate-decarboxylating malate dehydrogenase: protein MDEQLKQSALDFHEFPVPGKIQVSPTKPLATQRDLALAYSPGVAAPCLEIARDPQAAYKYTARGNLVAVISNGTAVLGLGNIGALAGKPVMEGKGVLFKKFAGIDVFDIEVDENDPDKLIDVIAALEPTFGGINLEDIKAPECFYIEKKLRERMKIPVFHDDQHGTAIICTAAVLNGLRVVGKNISDVRLVVSGAGASAIACLNLLVALGLKRHNITACDSRGVIYKGREENMAETKAAYAIDDNGQRTLGDAIPQADIFLGCSGPGVLTQEMVITMAKDPLILALANPEPEILPPLAKAVRPDAIICTGRSDYPNQVNNVLCFPFIFRGALDVGATTINEEMKLACVHAIADLAMAEQSDVVASAYGEEELSFGPDYIIPKPFDPRLIVKIAPAVAKAAMDSGVAMRPIEDLDAYAEKLTEFVYKTNLFMKPIFSQAKKDARRVVMAEGEEERVLQATQELISLGLAKPILVGRPSVIAMRIKKLGLQLEAGRDFEVVNNESDPRFNEYWREYYELMKRRGVSQEQARRAVIGNPTLISAIMLLRGEADAMICGTVGTYHEHYDIVEKVFGFREGAHVAGAMNALLLPSGNTFIADTYVNDDPTPEQLAEITLMAAETVRRFGIEPKVALLSHSSFGTSDSPAALKMRRTLELVNELDPELEIDGEMHGDAALVESIRQDIMPDSPLKGSANILIMPNMESARISYNLLRVSCSEGVTVGPVLMGVSKPVHILTPIASVRRIVNMVALAVVEAQTEPL from the coding sequence ATGGACGAACAACTCAAGCAAAGTGCGCTCGATTTTCATGAATTCCCGGTGCCCGGAAAAATTCAGGTCTCGCCCACCAAACCCCTCGCCACACAACGTGATCTGGCGCTGGCTTATTCACCCGGTGTTGCCGCTCCCTGTCTGGAGATCGCCAGAGATCCGCAGGCCGCTTACAAATACACGGCTCGTGGCAATCTGGTGGCTGTTATCTCGAACGGAACGGCGGTTCTCGGACTGGGTAATATCGGCGCGCTGGCCGGTAAACCGGTGATGGAAGGGAAGGGCGTATTGTTCAAAAAATTCGCGGGTATCGACGTGTTTGATATCGAAGTCGATGAAAACGATCCAGATAAACTGATCGACGTGATTGCCGCGCTGGAGCCGACATTCGGCGGCATCAACCTTGAAGACATCAAAGCGCCGGAATGTTTTTACATCGAGAAAAAGCTGCGTGAACGCATGAAGATCCCGGTGTTTCATGACGATCAGCACGGCACCGCGATTATCTGTACGGCGGCGGTACTCAACGGTTTACGCGTGGTGGGCAAAAATATTTCGGATGTCCGGCTGGTGGTGTCCGGCGCGGGGGCTTCTGCTATTGCCTGTCTGAATCTGCTGGTCGCGCTCGGACTTAAGCGCCACAACATTACGGCCTGTGATTCCCGTGGCGTTATCTATAAAGGCCGCGAAGAAAATATGGCCGAAACCAAAGCAGCGTATGCCATTGACGACAACGGGCAGCGCACGCTGGGCGATGCCATTCCGCAAGCTGACATCTTCCTCGGCTGTTCCGGTCCCGGCGTTTTGACGCAGGAGATGGTGATAACCATGGCGAAGGATCCGCTGATCCTGGCGCTTGCCAATCCTGAACCGGAGATTCTGCCACCGCTGGCGAAAGCGGTTCGCCCTGATGCCATCATCTGTACAGGTCGGTCGGATTATCCCAATCAGGTCAACAACGTGCTGTGCTTCCCGTTCATTTTCCGTGGCGCGCTGGACGTTGGTGCAACCACTATCAATGAAGAAATGAAACTGGCTTGTGTTCATGCGATTGCCGATCTGGCGATGGCAGAACAAAGTGATGTGGTGGCTTCTGCCTATGGAGAAGAAGAGTTGTCTTTCGGCCCGGACTACATCATTCCGAAACCCTTTGACCCGCGGCTGATTGTAAAAATTGCACCGGCGGTTGCCAAAGCGGCAATGGATTCTGGTGTGGCGATGCGCCCTATTGAAGACCTGGATGCGTACGCCGAAAAGCTGACGGAATTCGTCTATAAAACCAATTTGTTTATGAAGCCCATTTTCTCGCAGGCGAAGAAAGATGCCCGGCGCGTGGTGATGGCGGAAGGTGAAGAAGAACGCGTATTACAGGCTACGCAGGAGTTAATTTCCCTTGGGCTGGCCAAACCTATTCTGGTCGGGCGGCCAAGCGTTATCGCCATGCGAATTAAAAAGCTGGGGCTGCAACTGGAAGCTGGCCGCGATTTTGAAGTGGTGAATAACGAATCTGATCCGCGCTTCAATGAGTACTGGCGCGAATATTATGAGCTGATGAAACGACGCGGTGTGTCTCAGGAGCAGGCGCGGCGCGCGGTGATTGGTAATCCGACACTGATTTCCGCCATCATGCTGTTGCGTGGTGAAGCTGATGCGATGATTTGCGGCACGGTCGGCACCTATCATGAGCATTACGACATCGTGGAGAAAGTGTTTGGTTTTCGCGAAGGTGCGCACGTTGCCGGCGCGATGAATGCGTTGCTGCTGCCAAGCGGCAATACGTTTATTGCAGACACTTACGTTAACGACGATCCGACGCCGGAACAGCTGGCAGAAATCACCCTTATGGCGGCAGAAACGGTGCGGCGTTTTGGTATTGAGCCAAAGGTTGCATTGCTTTCGCATTCGAGTTTTGGCACGTCAGACAGTCCGGCGGCGCTGAAAATGCGACGTACGCTGGAGCTGGTAAACGAGCTTGATCCTGAGCTGGAAATCGACGGAGAGATGCATGGCGATGCGGCGCTGGTGGAAAGCATACGTCAGGACATCATGCCGGACAGCCCGCTGAAAGGTTCGGCCAATATCCTGATTATGCCGAATATGGAATCGGCGCGTATCAGCTACAACCTGCTGCGGGTATCGTGCTCTGAAGGCGTGACTGTCGGACCAGTGCTGATGGGGGTGTCGAAACCGGTACATATTCTGACACCGATTGCTTCGGTACGCAGGATTGTGAATATGGTGGCTTTAGCCGTGGTGGAGGCACAAACCGAGCCTCTTTAA
- the tal gene encoding transaldolase codes for MNQLDALKKITTVVADSGDIESIRHFEPQDATTNPSLILKAADLPQYQNLIKDALDYARKQGGSKETQVINATDKLAVNIGVEILKSVPGRISTEVDARLSFNSELCIEKARKLIGLYQDQGIDKSRILIKLASTWEGIKAAEKLEKEGINCNLTLLFSFAQARACAEAGVYLISPFVGRIYDWYKAKEPNATYDVEKDPGVKSVRDIYDYYKSHDYPTVIMGASFRKVEQILALAGCDRLTISPNLLEELKASNEPVERKLQPSGKGGKKPAPLTQAEFLWEHHQDAMAVEKLAEGIRAFAVDQKKLEDMLSAQL; via the coding sequence ATGAACCAGTTAGACGCACTAAAAAAAATCACCACCGTCGTTGCCGACAGCGGTGACATTGAATCTATCCGTCATTTCGAGCCTCAGGATGCGACCACCAATCCTTCGCTGATCCTCAAAGCAGCCGACCTCCCGCAATACCAAAACCTGATTAAAGACGCGCTGGACTATGCCCGTAAACAAGGCGGCAGCAAAGAGACTCAGGTGATCAATGCCACAGATAAACTGGCCGTTAATATCGGGGTGGAAATCCTGAAGAGCGTGCCGGGCCGTATCTCGACTGAAGTCGATGCACGCCTGTCTTTCAACAGTGAATTGTGTATCGAAAAGGCCCGTAAACTGATTGGCCTGTATCAGGATCAGGGCATTGATAAATCCCGTATTCTGATCAAACTCGCTTCCACCTGGGAAGGGATCAAAGCCGCAGAGAAACTGGAAAAAGAAGGCATCAACTGTAACCTGACCCTGCTGTTCTCATTCGCACAGGCACGCGCCTGTGCAGAAGCCGGTGTCTACCTGATTTCTCCGTTCGTTGGCCGTATTTACGACTGGTACAAAGCCAAAGAGCCGAACGCAACGTATGACGTGGAAAAAGATCCGGGCGTTAAATCGGTTCGCGACATCTACGACTACTACAAATCCCACGATTACCCGACCGTCATCATGGGTGCCAGCTTCCGTAAAGTGGAACAAATCCTGGCGCTGGCAGGCTGTGATCGCCTGACCATTTCTCCTAACCTCCTGGAAGAACTGAAAGCCAGCAATGAACCGGTTGAACGTAAATTACAGCCTTCCGGCAAGGGTGGAAAAAAACCCGCTCCTCTGACGCAGGCTGAATTCCTCTGGGAACACCATCAGGACGCCATGGCCGTTGAAAAACTGGCGGAAGGTATCCGCGCATTCGCCGTCGATCAGAAGAAACTCGAAGATATGCTTTCAGCACAGCTTTAG
- the tkt gene encoding transketolase, whose translation MPSRRELANAIRALSMDAVQKANSGHPGAPMGMADIAEVLWRDYMNHNPTNPKWADRDRFLMSNGHGSMLQYSLLHLTGYDLPMSELENFRQLHSKTPGHPEYGYTPGVETTTGPLGQGVANAVGFAIAERTLGAQFNRENHEIVNHHTYVFLGDGCMMEGISHEACSLAGTLKLGKLTAFYDDNGISIDGHVEGWFTDDTAKRFEAYGWHVIRGIDGQNSDAIKAAIEESHKVTDRPSLLMCKTVIGFGSPHKAGTHEAHGAALGADEVAATRKALGWNYPAFEIPQDVYDAWDAKEAGKAKEKAWNDKFAAYAKAYPELAAEFDRRVNGKLPADWETKAQAFIEGLQATPANIASRKASQNTLEEFGKILPEFLGGSADLAPSNLTMWSGSKSLIEDHAGNYIHYGVREFGMTAISNGLALHGGFLPYSATFLMFVEYARNAVRLAALMKIRNVFVYTHDSIGLGEDGPTHQPVEQMASLRVTPNMSLWRPADQVESAVAWKYAIERNDGPVALIFSRQNLTQQPRTAEQLANVARGGYVLKDSDGTPDVILIATGSEVGITVEAADKLAAAGTKVRVVSLPSTDVFDKQDEAYRESVLPKAVTARVAVEAGIADYWYKYVGLNGAIVGMTSFGESAPAEQLFKEFGFTVDNVVAKAQALLK comes from the coding sequence ATGCCTTCTCGTAGAGAACTAGCGAATGCTATCCGTGCGCTTAGCATGGATGCCGTCCAGAAAGCGAATTCCGGACACCCCGGCGCCCCGATGGGGATGGCCGATATCGCCGAAGTCTTGTGGCGCGATTACATGAATCACAACCCGACCAACCCGAAATGGGCCGATCGCGACCGCTTCCTGATGTCCAACGGCCACGGCTCGATGCTGCAATACAGTCTGCTGCACCTGACCGGTTACGACCTGCCAATGAGCGAACTGGAAAACTTCCGCCAGTTGCATTCTAAAACACCAGGACATCCTGAATACGGTTATACGCCGGGTGTGGAAACCACCACCGGCCCGCTGGGTCAGGGCGTTGCCAACGCCGTGGGTTTTGCGATTGCTGAACGTACGTTAGGCGCGCAGTTTAACCGTGAAAATCACGAAATCGTCAACCATCACACCTACGTTTTCTTAGGGGATGGCTGCATGATGGAAGGGATTTCCCATGAAGCCTGCTCGCTGGCCGGTACCCTGAAACTCGGTAAACTGACCGCATTTTATGATGACAACGGCATCTCCATTGACGGACACGTCGAAGGCTGGTTTACCGATGACACGGCCAAACGTTTCGAAGCTTACGGCTGGCATGTCATCCGTGGAATTGACGGCCAAAACTCCGACGCCATAAAAGCGGCAATCGAAGAATCTCATAAAGTCACTGACCGCCCTTCCCTGCTGATGTGCAAAACAGTGATTGGTTTCGGTTCGCCGCACAAAGCCGGGACTCATGAAGCACATGGTGCCGCACTGGGTGCCGACGAAGTCGCCGCCACCCGCAAGGCGCTGGGCTGGAACTATCCGGCCTTTGAAATCCCGCAAGATGTTTATGACGCCTGGGATGCTAAAGAAGCGGGCAAAGCCAAAGAAAAAGCCTGGAACGATAAATTCGCCGCTTATGCCAAAGCCTATCCTGAGCTGGCCGCTGAATTTGACCGCCGCGTTAATGGCAAATTACCTGCGGACTGGGAAACCAAAGCACAGGCATTCATCGAAGGTTTGCAGGCCACACCTGCGAACATCGCCAGCCGTAAAGCCTCACAAAATACTCTGGAAGAGTTTGGCAAAATTTTGCCTGAATTCCTCGGCGGTTCCGCAGACCTTGCGCCAAGTAACCTGACCATGTGGTCGGGCTCAAAATCACTGATTGAAGACCACGCCGGTAACTACATCCACTACGGCGTGCGTGAGTTCGGCATGACGGCCATCTCCAACGGTCTCGCGCTGCACGGCGGTTTCCTGCCTTATTCTGCGACCTTCCTGATGTTCGTTGAATATGCCCGTAACGCGGTACGTCTGGCGGCGCTGATGAAAATCCGCAACGTCTTCGTGTATACCCACGATTCGATCGGTCTGGGGGAAGACGGTCCGACGCACCAGCCGGTTGAGCAAATGGCCAGCCTGCGTGTGACGCCAAACATGAGCCTGTGGCGTCCGGCTGATCAGGTCGAATCTGCCGTGGCATGGAAATATGCCATCGAGCGCAACGACGGTCCGGTTGCACTTATCTTCTCGCGTCAGAACCTGACTCAGCAACCGCGTACCGCTGAGCAGCTGGCAAACGTGGCGCGCGGTGGTTATGTGCTGAAAGACTCAGACGGCACGCCGGATGTGATTCTGATTGCCACCGGGTCTGAAGTAGGTATTACGGTAGAAGCCGCGGATAAACTGGCCGCAGCGGGTACTAAAGTGCGGGTAGTCTCTCTGCCTTCGACTGATGTGTTCGACAAACAGGACGAGGCTTACCGAGAATCTGTGCTGCCGAAAGCCGTGACTGCGCGCGTAGCGGTGGAAGCCGGTATCGCCGATTACTGGTACAAATACGTCGGCCTCAACGGTGCAATTGTCGGCATGACCTCTTTCGGGGAATCTGCACCAGCAGAGCAACTGTTTAAAGAGTTTGGCTTTACCGTTGATAACGTTGTCGCAAAAGCGCAGGCGCTGTTGAAGTAA
- the yegD gene encoding molecular chaperone produces MFIGFDYGTANCSVAVMRDNNAHLLALENNDPYLPSMLCAPTREAVSEWLNRHGQVPAGSDENLALLRRSISFNREEDIPVNANSVHFGLQALSTYMEDPEEVYFVRSPKSFLGANGLKPQQIALFEDLVCAMMYHIKRQAESVLQESIEQTVIGRPINFQGMGGEEANAQAQGILQRAAERAGFRDIAFQFEPVAAGLDFEATLTEEKTVLVVDIGGGTTDCSVLLMGPQWRDKAERQNSLLGHSGCRVGGNDLDIMTAFKQLTPQFGMGSETQKGIAIPALPYWNAVATNDVPAQLDFYSVANGRMLRDLIRDAAQPDLIKRLLKVQQQRLSYRLVRAAEESKIALSERESVTAAMDFIESGLAETISQQQLSDAISQPLERIQEQVSLALASSEIKPDVIYLTGGSARSPLLRAALQTQLPGIPLVGGNDFGSVTAGLARWAQTLFR; encoded by the coding sequence ATGTTTATTGGATTTGACTACGGTACAGCGAATTGCTCAGTTGCAGTAATGCGCGATAATAACGCCCATCTGCTGGCGTTAGAAAATAACGATCCTTATTTACCCTCCATGCTTTGTGCTCCGACACGTGAAGCGGTCAGCGAATGGCTGAACCGTCACGGACAGGTTCCGGCAGGCAGTGATGAAAATCTGGCACTGTTGCGCCGCAGCATCAGCTTTAACCGCGAGGAAGATATTCCGGTTAATGCCAACAGCGTGCATTTCGGTTTGCAGGCGTTGTCGACCTATATGGAAGATCCGGAAGAGGTGTACTTTGTCCGCTCTCCGAAATCCTTCCTGGGCGCGAACGGCCTGAAACCTCAACAGATTGCCCTGTTTGAAGATCTGGTCTGCGCAATGATGTACCACATCAAGCGTCAGGCCGAATCCGTCTTGCAGGAAAGTATTGAACAGACCGTGATCGGCCGCCCGATCAACTTTCAGGGTATGGGTGGTGAAGAGGCCAATGCTCAGGCGCAGGGCATTTTACAACGTGCCGCTGAGCGCGCCGGTTTCCGCGATATTGCGTTCCAGTTTGAACCGGTCGCCGCAGGTCTGGATTTCGAAGCGACACTGACGGAAGAGAAAACCGTGCTGGTCGTCGATATCGGCGGCGGTACCACGGACTGCTCAGTATTGCTGATGGGCCCGCAGTGGCGCGATAAAGCTGAGCGTCAGAACAGCCTGCTTGGTCACAGTGGTTGTCGCGTTGGCGGTAATGATCTGGACATCATGACTGCGTTCAAACAACTCACACCGCAGTTTGGTATGGGCAGCGAAACGCAAAAAGGGATCGCTATTCCGGCCCTGCCTTACTGGAATGCAGTGGCGACCAACGATGTGCCTGCACAGTTAGATTTCTACAGCGTGGCGAATGGTCGTATGTTGCGGGATCTGATCCGCGATGCCGCGCAACCGGATCTGATCAAACGCCTGCTGAAAGTCCAGCAACAGCGTCTGAGTTACCGTCTGGTGCGTGCCGCAGAAGAAAGTAAAATTGCACTTTCTGAACGTGAAAGCGTTACGGCTGCGATGGACTTCATTGAATCCGGTCTGGCGGAAACCATCAGCCAGCAGCAACTGAGTGACGCGATTTCTCAGCCGCTGGAACGCATTCAGGAACAGGTCAGTCTGGCACTGGCCAGCAGCGAAATTAAACCTGATGTGATTTACCTGACCGGCGGCAGTGCGCGTTCGCCGCTGCTGCGTGCTGCATTACAGACGCAGTTACCGGGCATTCCGCTGGTCGGTGGCAATGATTTCGGCTCGGTCACCGCCGGCCTGGCCCGCTGGGCACAAACGTTGTTCCGTTAA
- a CDS encoding aldo/keto reductase, which translates to MSKRELGRSGIQVPLLTFGGNVFGWTVDQAASFNLLDALLDHKLNFIDTADVYSSWVEGNKGGESETIIGNWLKKTGKRDQIILATKVGKPMGEGKVGLSPRYIKEAVEASLKRLQTDYIDLYQSHDDDADTPLAETMAAFDALIKEGKVRAVGASNYSAPRLAEALKVSQENGLARYEALQPQYNLYDRKVYEEALEKVVRDNGLGVINFYGLAAGFLTGKYRTKADAGKSKRGESVIARCLNERGLKVLAGLDKVAEKHGAQPGQVALAWQIARPSITSPIVSATSLQQLNELAQAATLKLDDADIKTLNDASAW; encoded by the coding sequence ATGAGCAAAAGAGAACTGGGTCGTTCAGGTATTCAGGTGCCGTTGCTGACGTTTGGCGGCAACGTATTCGGCTGGACGGTCGATCAGGCGGCTTCCTTTAACCTGCTCGATGCCTTACTGGATCATAAACTGAATTTTATCGACACCGCCGATGTGTATTCGAGCTGGGTTGAAGGCAACAAAGGGGGCGAATCGGAAACCATTATCGGCAACTGGCTGAAAAAAACCGGTAAGCGTGACCAGATTATTCTGGCGACCAAAGTCGGCAAACCGATGGGCGAAGGCAAAGTGGGTTTATCGCCACGTTATATTAAAGAAGCGGTAGAAGCCTCCCTGAAACGTCTGCAAACAGATTATATCGATTTATATCAGTCGCATGATGATGATGCCGATACGCCGCTGGCCGAAACCATGGCGGCATTCGATGCGCTGATTAAAGAAGGCAAAGTGCGTGCCGTTGGCGCTTCAAACTACAGCGCACCACGTCTGGCCGAAGCGCTGAAAGTCAGTCAGGAAAACGGGCTGGCGCGTTATGAAGCGCTGCAACCGCAGTACAATTTGTACGACCGAAAAGTGTATGAAGAAGCACTTGAAAAAGTCGTCAGGGATAACGGTTTAGGCGTGATCAACTTTTACGGTCTGGCCGCCGGGTTCCTGACCGGGAAATACCGTACCAAAGCGGATGCCGGTAAAAGTAAGCGCGGTGAAAGCGTGATCGCACGTTGCCTGAATGAACGCGGCCTGAAAGTGCTGGCGGGGCTGGATAAGGTGGCTGAGAAGCACGGCGCACAGCCAGGACAAGTTGCACTGGCCTGGCAGATTGCCCGCCCGAGTATTACCTCGCCGATTGTCAGCGCGACATCACTGCAACAGCTGAATGAGCTGGCGCAGGCCGCAACCCTCAAACTGGATGATGCGGATATTAAGACCTTAAATGACGCCAGCGCCTGGTAA